One Saccharomyces eubayanus strain FM1318 chromosome XVI, whole genome shotgun sequence DNA segment encodes these proteins:
- the KAP120 gene encoding karyopherin KAP120, whose translation MSTTLNELSLVQVLEQASNPQHLRSEVQKLAEQQLKQWETHSGFHYLLQSIYLNLSNSLQIRWLAVIQFKNGVDKYWRSTRINAIPKDEKASIRGRLFEMIDEQNNQLCIQNAQAAARIARLDFPVDWPNLFEDLENLLNNDAIRNDSIKVHNILMHINQIVKVLGTARIGRCRPAMQSKIPLIFPLIVRIYLQSFEEWTTSSNLNYENLSSLQVSYLSLKVIRRMICEGYERPQIDQSVCDFIKLSVSHFEMLISNHENFRKFDIYEKFIKCLGKLYFNLVTGSPANFILLPCSTQILISYTRLIFDKAPKVYRENSDVTGDFWEQTAIRGLLILKRVINFIHKKGAITLKARSDKLTIDASINKINTEFLNDNLITRLVDTLMEWYLRLRPTELESWFMDPEEWINEQMATSYEYQIRPCAENVFQDLINTFSELLVPYLLEKIENDASKLSNSLDDFLKKDAIYASFQLSASAVSEMVDFDRLLVQVFLPETTNANISGDELRIIRRRVALIINEWSTVKCSEESKNLCYKLFTNFLMNEDDKVVLLTTVQTLRTMIDDWNFNKDTFQPYLNENVHLLLRKILPSVSLTETRLYVLNTLSDIIIQTKPLISRDLLVEILQIIPNLWEIATNNASEAILANALLRLLRHLVSSLGPQSYLTWDIAVPVVALSCDPSSMQYQLLSEDGYELWGMLLQNFSSQEQELDDKFTELIPFLKYGVETHSEILPTLLEIIKSYALILNSEQFFANITFQDIFKQMSKYLLKLREDSFQLVLEIWEILILSNESDYENLLLQNFFETGVLSALFDAIFLEEAPSSYLCSQIIQVVARISYVNPDALMNFLGAYHENLPSSSENAHLPESMRKIVSKDQPYDLVVNKLLAGWIVCFRDIFDPKFKKVHILGVSSLLRTGLVPILTEFSSIASLWIEMLEEINETNRGDCEKYHLNDIVTEQSLAFHPLTTEQLRYHELCKSNDPVHNISIKDFISQTMEYLESHLGVERYQEFLKTINPSLLENLQMFLSIRPQEHHS comes from the coding sequence ATGTCCACTACACTTAATGAGTTAAGCTTGGTTCAAGTGCTGGAACAAGCAAGTAACCCACAACATCTCAGATCTGAAGTCCAAAAATTAGCTGAACAGCAGCTAAAGCAGTGGGAAACTCATTCTGGATTCCATTACTTACTACAGTCAATATATCttaatttatcaaattctTTGCAAATTAGATGGTTGGCAGTGATTCAGTTCAAGAATGGCGTAGACAAATACTGGAGATCTACCAGGATTAACGCTATACCAAAGGACGAAAAGGCCTCTATAAGAGGTCgcctttttgaaatgatcgatgaacaaaataatcaaCTTTGTATCCAAAATGCTCAGGCTGCAGCAAGGATTGCCAGGCTAGATTTTCCTGTAGATTGGCCAAACCTGTTTGAAGATCTAGAGAACCTACTGAATAATGATGCCATTAGGAATGATTCAATCAAAGTGCACAATATATTAATGCATATAAACCAAATTGTTAAAGTGTTAGGCACAGCAAGAATAGGGAGATGCAGACCAGCAATGCAAAGCAAAATCCCCTTAATATTTCCACTAATTGTAAGAATCTACTTACAATCATTCGAAGAATGGACAACATCCTCAAATCTCAACTATGAAAACCTCTCCAGTTTACAGGTTTCTTACCTATCTCTGAAAGTAATAAGAAGAATGATCTGCGAGGGATATGAGCGCCCACAGATCGATCAATCTGTGTGCGATTTTATTAAACTATCCGTCTcacattttgaaatgttAATTTCAAACCATGAAAACTTCAGAAAATTTGACATTTAcgaaaaatttattaaatGTCTGGGCAaattatattttaattTAGTTACCGGATCTCCAGCAAATTTTATATTACTCCCATGCTCTACTCAAATTTTGATTAGTTATACCAGGTTAATTTTTGATAAGGCCCCTAAAGTATATAGAGAAAATTCTGATGTTACAGGAGACTTTTGGGAACAAACTGCGATCAGAGGgcttttaattttgaaaagagtcatcaatttcattcaCAAAAAGGGTGCAATTACTTTAAAAGCAAGGAGTGATAAGTTAACTATAGATGCTTCTATCAACAAGATAAATACAGAGTTCTTGAATGACAATTTGATAACCAGGCTAGTTGACACTTTAATGGAATGGTATTTGAGATTAAGACCCACTGAATTGGAAAGTTGGTTTATGGACCCAGAAGAGTGGATTAATGAACAAATGGCTACGAGCTATGAATACCAAATTAGGCCTTGTGCAGAAAATGTTTTCCAAGACTTAATAAATACCTTTTCTGAACTGTTAGTTCCATATttattagaaaaaattgagaatGATGCTTCCaaactttcaaattcattggacgatttcttgaaaaaagatgcTATTTACGCAAGTTTCCAATTGAGTGCATCTGCCGTCAGTGAAATGGTAGATTTTGACAGATTGTTGGTCCAGGTTTTCTTGCCAGAAACTACAAATGCAAATATATCAGGTGACGAACTTAGAATAATCAGAAGGAGGGTTGCCTTGATTATTAATGAATGGTCTACTGTGAAGTGTTCAGAGGAGTCTAAAAATTTATGCTACAAGCTGTTCACCAATTTCTTAATGAATGAGGATGACaaagttgttttgttaACCACAGTTCAAACATTAAGAACTATGATCGATGATTGGAATTTCAATAAGGACACTTTCCAGCCATATTTAAACGAGAACGTTCATTTGCTGTTAAGAAAGATCTTACCGTCCGTGTCATTAACAGAAACAAGGTTGTATGTTTTAAACACCTTGAGTGACATCAtaattcaaacaaaacCATTGATCAGCAGGGATTTGTTGGTCGAAATACTGCAAATAATACCAAATCTTTGGGAAATAGCAACAAACAACGCAAGCGAAGCTATTTTAGCAAACGCATTATTAAGATTATTGAGACATTTGGTATCATCTTTGGGACCACAATCGTACTTAACGTGGGATATCGCTGTACCTGTAGTTGCATTATCGTGTGATCCGTCTTCTATGCAATATCAATTGTTAAGCGAAGATGGGTATGAACTATGGGGCATGCTTTTACAAAACTTTTCATctcaagaacaagaactcGACGATAAATTCACTGAGTTGataccatttttgaaatatggTGTTGAAACACACTCAGAAATACTACCAACTTTACtggaaatcatcaaaagtTATGCAttaattttgaattctGAACAATTCTTCGCAAACATCACGTTCcaagatatttttaaaCAAATGTCTAAATATCTTTTAAAATTAAGAGAAGATTCGTTTCAATTAGTGCTGGAAATTTGGGAAATTTTGATACTATCGAATGAGTCAGATTACGAGAACCTCTTATTGCAGAATTTTTTCGAGACTGGAGTATTGTCGGCTTTATTTGACGCCATATTTTTGGAGGAAGCTCCTTCATCATATTTGTGTTCCCAAATAATTCAAGTTGTCGCCAGGATCTCCTACGTAAATCCAGATGCCTTAATGAATTTTCTAGGTGCCTATCATGAAAACTTGCCAAGTTCTAGTGAAAACGCACACTTGCCAGAATCCATGAGAAAAATTGTATCCAAGGACCAACCGTATGATCTTGTTGTGAACAAGCTTCTTGCTGGATGGATTGTATGCTTTAGGGACATATTTGACcccaaattcaaaaaagttCATATTTTAGGCGTCTCGAGCTTATTAAGGACCGGCTTGGTTCCTATTTTAACAGagttttcatcaattgcATCTTTATGGATCGAAATGCTGGAAGAAATCAACGAGACTAATCGTGGAGACTGTGAAAAATACCACTTAAATGATATTGTCACAGAACAGTCGCTTGCCTTCCATCCTTTAACTACCGAGCAACTAAGGTATCATGAACTATGCAAAAGCAATGATCCCGTACACAACATAAGTataaaagattttattTCCCAAACAATGGAATATCTGGAATCACATCTGGGAGTGGAAAGGTATCAAGAATTCTTGAAAACTATCAACCCCAGCTTGTTAGAAAACCTACAGATGTTTTTATCCATCCGACCACAAGAGCATCATTCATAG
- the SPC29 gene encoding Spc29p, with product MDYNNFGSSANKRFQDDTLNRVRKEHQEALKKLREENFNSNTSNLGSKKQYKAQERMSPPLRRLSPVNNPENKKMRSPLDDKLRRQLREGNTRLPPPSFSSYGAPSNNGSNLDRIRRRTSSPVRSERFTAQDVIDDQRLEIKYLERIVHDQGSVIDDLTSRITRLESVMLNSASDRGQSNFNAVEHSNSFSGFPTNKTYDLQMGGLYENEMPYRRGSDNIKRERPRVNRSSPIHIENESTEDILKILSSSFHD from the coding sequence ATGGATTATAACAATTTTGGAAGTAGTGCTAATAAAAGATTTCAAGATGATACACTAAACAGAGTTAGAAAAGAGCATCAAGAAGCTCTGAAGAAGTTACGTGAAGAGAACTTTAATTCAAACACATCAAACTTAGGAAGTAAGAAACAATACAAAGCACAGGAAAGAATGAGCCCACCTTTACGTAGACTGTCTCCTGTGAATAACCcagaaaataagaaaatgagAAGTCCATTAGATGATAAGCTCAGAAGACAATTAAGGGAAGGCAATACACGACTACCTCCTCCATCGTTCTCCAGTTATGGAGCGCCTTCAAACAACGGTTCCAATCTGGATAggataagaagaagaaccagCTCACCCGTGAGGAGCGAGCGGTTCACAGCACAAGATGTAATAGATGATCAAAGAttagaaataaaatatctGGAGCGTATTGTACATGATCAAGGCTCAGTCATCGATGACCTAACATCAAGGATAACGAGATTGGAATCCGTTATGTTGAATTCTGCTTCAGACAGAGGACAAAGCAATTTTAATGCTGTCGAACATTCTAACTCATTTTCCGGGTTTCCTACAAATAAGACGTATGACTTACAAATGGGTGGACTATATGAAAACGAAATGCCTTATCGAAGGGGTAGCGACAAcatcaaaagagaaagaccGAGAGTTAATCGATCTTCACCAATCcatattgaaaacgaaagtACTGAAgatatattaaaaattttatcatcGTCCTTCCATGACTGA
- the NAN1 gene encoding Nan1p: MTQSLGIEQYKLSVVSGGKPTLNDFSSVTGNKNIARLSHDQLNYIIPFNNQIKVYSVETRQCVKTLKFANNPVLCGIFLQEQEDNESIVKILLDDITAPQQKNAHLITVFTKSGHVVVLNYKGKLVESPKHFKISLENEQLSNVFHSKGTFRILTTFKDVKQKAQNSLQSYRLHGLTFDESKGQFDVTFQAEWSNVILSNTSSNGKLLALMNKDVSTKDHEHKSISVVSIFDDSVTLSFPLSSVLSSQTQSLSSNTRYVSSMAIDNMGQQLAIGFASGVISIVNLADLQIRLLKWHIDSVLSLAFSHDGSYLLSGGWEKVMSLWQLATNSQQFLPRLNGIVIDCQVLGPQGNYYSLILQMTENNSNSDYQFLLLSASDLSSKLSINGPLPVFNTTIKHIQQPISAVNTKNSNSITSINHSKKKQLRKLIKSKRQDFTTNVEINPINKNLYFPHISAIQIFDFYKNEQINYQYLTSGVNNSMGKVRFELNLQDPIITDLKFTKDGQWMVTYEIEYPPNDLLSSKDLTHILKFWTKNDNETNWNLKTKVINPHGSSVPITNILPSPRSINGGQGCLTADNNGGLKFWSFDAHEGNWCLKKISLPNFNHYSNSVSLAWSQDGSLVFHGFDDKLQILDFDTFKKFESLDNTKTISEFTLDSEIQTIKLINDTNLIVATRTTLNAINLLQGQIINSFDLYPFVNGVYKNGHLDRLITCDEKSGNIALVINQQLTNLEGVPTTNYKSRIIIFDSDLSTKLGNFTHHEYISWIGWNYDTDFIFLDIESALGVVGTTVNTQLSDEVNNEGILDGLVNNTTATLASNNDVFAEQLNQLSSRGKSEASDKDANGNDEDEEDITLEFINGEKKDKLVNMNSFTSMFDNIQNVQMDTFFDRVMKVIT; encoded by the coding sequence ATGACGCAATCTCTGGGTATCGAACAGTACAAGCTTTCGGTCGTATCCGGTGGTAAACCCACTTTGAACGATTTCAGCTCGGTGACCGGTAACAAGAATATCGCACGTTTGTCGCACGACCAGCTGAACTATATCATTCCTTTCAACAATCAGATCAAGGTGTACTCCGTGGAAACCAGGCAATGTGTCAAGACACTGAAGTTCGCCAATAACCCCGTGCTTTGCGGGATCTTTTtgcaagaacaagaagacaaCGAGTCCATAGTAAAGATTTTATTGGACGACATAACTGCTCCTCAGCAGAAGAACGCACATCTGATCACCGTGTTTACCAAGAGCGGCCACGTCGTGGTTCTAAACTACAAGGGGAAACTAGTCGAGTCTCCCAagcatttcaaaatttctttggaaaacgaACAGCTCTCTAATGTGTTCCACAGCAAAGGCACATTCAGGATCTTAACAACGTTCAAAGACGTCAAACAGAAAGCCCAAAACTCCTTGCAGTCCTACAGGCTGCACGGGTTAACTTTCGATGAATCCAAAGGACAGTTCGATGTAACTTTCCAGGCCGAATGGAGCAACGTCATCTTGTCGAATACCTCTTCTAATGGGAAATTGCTGGCATTAATGAATAAAGACGTTTCAACAAAGGACCACGAACACAAATCTATCTCAGTCGTTTCGATTTTCGATGACTCTGTAACCTTGAGTTTCCCCCTCAGTTCCGTTCTTTCTTCACAGACTCAATCCCTGTCTTCCAACACCAGATACGTTTCTAGTATGGCTATAGACAACATGGGCCAACAACTGGCTATTGGGTTTGCCTCAGGGGTTATAAGTATCGTGAACCTGGCTGACTTGCAAATAAGGTTGCTCAAATGGCATATCGACTCTGTTCTTTCGCTGGCATTCTCTCACGACGGAAGCTATCTTTTGTCTGGTGGTTGGGAAAAAGTTATGAGTTTATGGCAACTGGCTACAAACTCCCAACAGTTTTTGCCCCGTTTGAACGGTATCGTTATCGATTGTCAAGTCCTGGGTCCTCAAGGTAACTActattctttgattttacaAATGACTGAAAACAATTCAAATTCGGATTACcagttcttgttgttgagCGCTTCCGATTTGTCCTCTAAGTTATCGATCAATGGTCCCTTACCAGTGTTCAACACGACCATAAAACACATTCAACAACCAATCTCCGCTGTCAATACCAAGAACTCTAATTCAATCACCTCTATTAACCActccaagaaaaagcagTTGAGAAAACtaatcaaatcaaaaagacaGGATTTCACCACAAATGTGGAAATCAACCCCATCAATAAGAATCTCTATTTCCCACACATTTCCGctattcaaatttttgacttttacaaaaatgaGCAAATTAACTATCAATACCTAACATCAGGTGTCAACAATTCTATGGGTAAAGTCAGGTTTGAATTAAACTTACAAGACCCAATAATAActgatttgaaattcacCAAGGATGGCCAATGGATGGTTACATATGAAATTGAATATCCACCCAATGATCTTTTGTCATCCAAGGACTTAACTCACATCCTCAAGTTCTGGACCAAAAATGATAACGAGACAAACTGGAatttaaaaacaaaagtgaTAAATCCACATGGGTCAAGTGTCCCTATAACCAATATTTTACCTTCTCCAAGGTCAATTAATGGAGGTCAAGGCTGTCTAACGGCAGATAACAACGGTGGGTTGAAATTTTGGTCATTTGACGCTCATGAGGGCAACTGGTgcttgaagaagatctCATTACCAAACTTCAACCACTACAGTAATTCTGTCTCATTAGCTTGGTCGCAAGATGGATCTCTAGTATTCCATGGATTCGATGATAAGTTGCAGATCCTAGATTTCGACACTTTTAAAAAGTTTGAGTCCTTAGACAACACAAAGACAATCAGTGAATTTACACTGGATTCAGAAATCCAAACCATTAAATTGATCAATGACACTAACTTAATTGTCGCTACTAGAACAACACTTAATGCTATCAACTTACTGCAAGGTCAAATCATAAATAGCTTTGACCTGTATCCATTTGTTAACGGCGTTTATAAAAATGGACATCTAGATAGATTAATCACTTGTGATGAAAAATCAGGTAACATCGCATTAGTAATAAACCAACAATTGACTAACCTCGAAGGTGTACCAACCACAAATTATAAGTCTCGTATTATCATATTTGATTCCGATTTATCCACAAAATTGGGTAATTTTACACACCACGAATATATATCATGGATCGGTTGGAATTATGATACTgatttcatatttttggACATAGAATCTGCATTAGGTGTCGTCGGAACCACTGTTAACACTCAGTTATCCGATGAAGTGAATAATGAAGGTATTTTGGATGGTCTAGTGAACAATACTACCGCGACTTTAGCTTCCAACAATGATGTTTTTGCAGAGCAATTGAATCAATTGTCATCCAGAGGTAAAAGTGAAGCTAGTGATAAAGATGCTAATGGtaatgacgaagacgaagaagacatcACTTTAGAATTTATAAAcggtgaaaagaaagacaaaCTGGTCAATATGAATAGCTTCACAAGCATGTTTGAcaatattcaaaatgtGCAAATGGATACTTTTTTCGATCGTGTAATGAAAGTTATTACATAA